From a single Cupriavidus taiwanensis LMG 19424 genomic region:
- a CDS encoding cytochrome b has protein sequence MRSTAPAPVGYGATAIALHWLVALAIFAAFGLGLYMTGIPGLTPTKLKLYSWHKWLGVTIFAIAVLRVLWRATHAAPAVAPGTPAWQARAAAGAHHLLYLLIVIVPISGYLYSSAAGVPVVYLGLWKMPALIEKSDELKEVLKFAHIWLNYLMAAVVVVHAAAAVKHQFVDRDGTLGRMLPFLR, from the coding sequence ATGCGTTCTACCGCCCCCGCTCCCGTCGGCTACGGTGCCACCGCGATCGCCCTGCACTGGCTGGTGGCGCTGGCCATATTCGCCGCGTTCGGGCTGGGCCTGTACATGACCGGCATCCCGGGGCTGACGCCGACCAAGCTCAAGCTGTACTCCTGGCACAAGTGGCTGGGCGTGACGATCTTCGCCATCGCCGTGCTGCGCGTGCTGTGGCGCGCCACCCACGCCGCGCCGGCGGTCGCGCCCGGCACCCCGGCGTGGCAGGCGAGGGCGGCGGCGGGGGCCCACCACCTGCTGTACCTGCTGATCGTGATCGTGCCGATCAGCGGCTACCTGTACAGCTCGGCCGCGGGCGTGCCGGTGGTCTACCTGGGCCTGTGGAAGATGCCGGCGCTGATCGAGAAAAGCGATGAACTGAAGGAAGTGCTCAAGTTCGCCCATATCTGGCTGAACTACCTGATGGCTGCCGTGGTCGTTGTCCATGCGGCGGCGGCGGTGAAACACCAGTTCGTCGACCGTGACGGCACGCTGGGCCGGATGCTGCCATTCCTGCGCTGA
- a CDS encoding YceI family protein — protein sequence MKRNSRRGSATLRATLAAVLAATGIAANLAWAQVDAAKSSVTAVARQIGVPMEGKFKKFDANVSFDPAKLATSTAKIEIDVASFEIGDAETTKEVKGKDWFDAARYPKAVFQSTSIKNGTPGKYDVAGKLTIKGKTVDVVVPATYRQEGGAQVFEGALPIKRTAFNIGDGEWKDTSVVADDVQIKFRIVLARK from the coding sequence ATGAAACGCAATTCCCGCCGCGGCTCGGCCACGCTTCGCGCCACCCTGGCCGCCGTGCTGGCAGCCACCGGCATCGCCGCCAACCTGGCCTGGGCCCAGGTCGACGCCGCCAAGAGCTCGGTGACCGCGGTGGCGCGCCAGATCGGCGTGCCGATGGAAGGCAAGTTCAAGAAGTTCGACGCCAACGTCAGCTTCGACCCCGCCAAGCTGGCGACATCGACGGCCAAGATCGAGATCGACGTGGCCAGCTTCGAGATCGGCGATGCGGAGACCACCAAGGAAGTGAAGGGCAAGGACTGGTTCGACGCCGCCAGGTATCCCAAGGCGGTGTTCCAGTCGACCAGCATCAAGAACGGCACGCCGGGCAAGTACGACGTCGCGGGCAAGCTGACCATCAAGGGCAAGACCGTGGACGTGGTGGTGCCCGCCACCTACCGCCAGGAGGGCGGCGCGCAGGTGTTCGAGGGCGCGCTGCCGATCAAGCGCACCGCGTTCAATATCGGCGACGGCGAATGGAAGGACACCTCCGTGGTCGCCGACGACGTCCAGATCAAATTCCGTATCGTGCTGGCCAGGAAGTAA
- the purB gene encoding adenylosuccinate lyase — protein MTSSSLSPLTALSPIDGRYAAKADALREWLSEAAFMRNRVKVEVHWLIALAQTGLPDMPKFSAASEAALLALVDKFSEADAARIKEIEAVTNHDVKAVEYWLKEQVKGNAELEAASEFIHFACTSEDINNTSHGMMLKGAREGVVVPALKRVHARLVELARLNAAQPMLSRTHGQPASPTTLGKEMANVAARLARAIQRIEQVELLGKMNGAVGNYNAHLSAYPTFDWEAFSKQVIETRLGLTFNPYTIQIEPHDYMAELFDAIARANTILLDLNRDVWGYISLGYFKQKTKAGEIGSSTMPHKVNPIDFENSEGNLGLANAVLRHLSEKLPVSRWQRDLTDSTVLRNIGVAFGYSLLAYEACLRGLGKLETNPERLDEDLDNCWEVLAEPVQTVMRRFGVPNPYEQLKELTRGKGISREALQTFINGLAIPDDAKKLLLEMTPASYIGKAVVLAERI, from the coding sequence ATGACCTCCTCCTCGCTTTCGCCGCTCACCGCCCTGTCCCCGATCGATGGCCGTTACGCCGCCAAGGCCGATGCGCTGCGCGAATGGCTGTCCGAGGCGGCCTTCATGCGCAACCGCGTCAAGGTCGAAGTGCACTGGCTGATCGCGCTGGCGCAGACCGGACTGCCCGACATGCCGAAGTTCTCGGCCGCGTCCGAGGCCGCGCTGCTGGCGCTGGTGGACAAGTTCAGCGAGGCCGACGCCGCCCGCATCAAGGAAATCGAGGCGGTCACCAACCATGACGTGAAGGCGGTCGAGTACTGGCTCAAGGAGCAGGTCAAGGGCAACGCCGAACTGGAAGCCGCCAGCGAGTTCATCCACTTCGCCTGCACTTCGGAAGACATCAACAACACCTCGCACGGCATGATGCTCAAGGGCGCGCGCGAAGGCGTGGTGGTGCCGGCGCTGAAGCGCGTGCACGCGCGCCTGGTGGAGCTGGCCCGGCTCAATGCCGCGCAGCCGATGCTGTCGCGCACCCATGGCCAGCCGGCCAGCCCGACCACGCTCGGCAAGGAAATGGCCAACGTGGCCGCGCGCCTGGCGCGCGCGATCCAGCGCATCGAGCAGGTCGAGCTGCTGGGCAAGATGAACGGCGCCGTGGGCAACTACAACGCCCACCTGTCGGCCTACCCCACGTTCGACTGGGAAGCGTTCTCCAAGCAGGTCATCGAAACCCGCCTGGGCCTGACCTTCAACCCGTACACCATCCAGATCGAGCCGCACGACTACATGGCCGAGCTGTTCGATGCGATCGCCCGCGCCAACACCATCCTGCTGGACCTGAACCGCGACGTCTGGGGCTATATCTCGCTGGGCTACTTCAAGCAGAAGACCAAGGCCGGCGAGATCGGCTCGTCGACCATGCCGCACAAGGTCAATCCGATCGATTTCGAGAATTCCGAAGGCAACCTGGGCCTGGCCAACGCGGTGCTGCGCCACCTGTCCGAGAAGCTGCCCGTGTCGCGCTGGCAGCGCGACCTGACCGACTCGACCGTGCTGCGCAATATCGGCGTGGCCTTCGGCTACAGCCTGCTGGCCTACGAGGCCTGCCTGCGCGGCCTGGGCAAGCTGGAGACGAATCCGGAGCGCCTGGACGAGGACCTCGACAATTGCTGGGAGGTGCTGGCCGAGCCGGTGCAGACCGTGATGCGCCGTTTCGGCGTGCCCAATCCGTACGAGCAGCTCAAGGAGCTGACCCGCGGCAAGGGCATCTCGCGCGAAGCGCTGCAGACCTTCATCAACGGCCTGGCGATCCCCGACGACGCCAAGAAGCTGCTGCTGGAGATGACGCCCGCCAGCTATATCGGCAAGGCCGTCGTCCTCGCCGAGCGCATCTGA
- a CDS encoding YceI family protein: MKLRSLVAAVAAVSATAAFGVASANTVTYNLDPTHTYPSFEADHLGGLSTWRGKFDKSSGVVTLDRAAKAGSVEVKIDPASIDFGNAKLNQHAKGPDMFDVEAFPEATYKGKFSKFKGDVPTEVDGVLTLRGVSKPVKLEIRDFKCIQHPMLKREACGADAVGQFNRADFGLDYGVKMGFKPEVKLAIQVEGVRAD, encoded by the coding sequence ATGAAACTGCGTTCCCTCGTTGCCGCCGTCGCGGCCGTTTCCGCAACCGCCGCCTTTGGCGTGGCTTCGGCCAACACCGTGACGTACAACCTTGATCCGACCCATACCTACCCCAGCTTCGAAGCCGACCACCTGGGCGGCCTGTCGACCTGGCGCGGCAAGTTCGACAAGTCCAGCGGCGTGGTGACGCTGGACCGTGCCGCCAAGGCGGGCTCGGTCGAGGTCAAGATCGACCCGGCTTCGATCGATTTCGGCAATGCCAAGCTGAACCAGCACGCCAAGGGCCCGGACATGTTCGATGTCGAAGCCTTCCCCGAGGCCACCTACAAGGGCAAGTTCTCCAAGTTCAAGGGCGACGTGCCGACCGAGGTCGACGGCGTGCTGACGCTGCGCGGCGTGTCCAAGCCGGTCAAGCTGGAAATCCGCGACTTCAAGTGCATCCAGCACCCGATGCTCAAGCGCGAAGCCTGCGGCGCCGATGCCGTGGGCCAGTTCAACCGCGCCGATTTCGGCCTGGACTATGGCGTCAAGATGGGCTTCAAGCCCGAAGTGAAGCTTGCCATCCAGGTGGAAGGCGTGCGCGCCGACTGA
- a CDS encoding sensor histidine kinase, with protein sequence MSTNQLYAGYQSELVDFRLAFSRGGAYTAIVLVLLGVGLDYGQYPQQQFPFAVARVVVSMLIAGVVVVLYSAAGRRFAPWLTLTWLLLPQIMIAWMISQTEGVHSPYYVGLNLAIFASGIALPFGLWQNLVFGVLSYLLYVLACLFHPGGIEPLGTFIVNSLFLLFAAAASAVYTYFNERARFMLFRLKAEVAEKNAELEAINRKLVDIKGQMLQQEKMAAIGTLAAGLLHEVNNPVNFCLMAIEVAMEEPQAKESESLTECLVDAKQGMQRIQHIVSDLKTFAYRKPGAEVEGTPFMFEKALDSSIRLTAHELRGVKVTRELPADTLVLGDEAAIIGVLINLFSNAALAMRKAGTTAPAIHTTVRWAEGRLHVTVRDNGPGIAPEHLARVFEPFFTTREVGQGLGLGLSISYAVIERHGGQLFAESELGQWAAFSFDLPRAE encoded by the coding sequence ATGAGCACCAACCAACTCTACGCCGGCTACCAGTCCGAACTGGTCGACTTCCGTCTGGCCTTCAGCCGCGGCGGCGCCTATACCGCGATCGTGCTGGTCCTGCTCGGCGTCGGGCTCGACTACGGACAGTATCCGCAGCAGCAGTTTCCCTTTGCGGTGGCACGCGTGGTGGTGTCGATGCTGATCGCCGGGGTCGTGGTGGTCCTGTACAGTGCCGCCGGCCGCCGCTTCGCGCCCTGGCTGACGCTGACCTGGCTGCTGTTGCCGCAGATCATGATCGCCTGGATGATCTCGCAGACCGAAGGGGTGCATTCGCCGTACTACGTCGGGCTGAACCTGGCCATCTTCGCATCAGGCATCGCGCTGCCGTTCGGGCTGTGGCAGAACCTGGTGTTCGGCGTGCTTTCCTACCTGCTGTATGTGCTCGCCTGCCTGTTTCACCCCGGCGGCATCGAGCCGCTCGGCACCTTTATCGTCAATTCGCTGTTCCTGTTGTTTGCCGCCGCCGCCAGCGCGGTCTACACCTATTTCAACGAGCGCGCGCGCTTTATGCTGTTCCGCCTGAAGGCGGAGGTGGCCGAGAAGAACGCCGAGCTCGAAGCCATCAACCGCAAGCTGGTCGACATCAAGGGCCAGATGCTGCAGCAGGAAAAAATGGCGGCGATCGGTACGTTGGCCGCGGGCTTGTTGCATGAGGTCAACAATCCGGTGAACTTCTGCCTGATGGCGATCGAGGTGGCGATGGAAGAACCCCAGGCCAAGGAAAGCGAATCGCTGACTGAATGCCTGGTGGATGCCAAGCAGGGGATGCAGCGCATCCAGCATATCGTCTCCGACCTGAAGACCTTTGCCTATCGCAAGCCGGGCGCGGAGGTGGAGGGCACGCCGTTCATGTTCGAAAAGGCGCTGGATTCCTCGATCCGCCTGACCGCGCATGAGTTGCGCGGCGTCAAGGTTACGCGCGAGTTACCTGCGGATACGCTGGTGCTGGGCGACGAAGCCGCCATCATCGGCGTGCTGATCAACCTGTTTTCCAACGCGGCTCTGGCCATGCGCAAGGCCGGCACCACCGCCCCCGCGATCCATACCACGGTGCGCTGGGCCGAAGGCCGGTTGCACGTGACCGTGCGCGACAACGGCCCCGGCATCGCGCCGGAACACCTAGCGCGGGTGTTCGAGCCCTTCTTCACCACCCGTGAAGTCGGGCAGGGCCTGGGCCTGGGGCTGTCGATCAGCTATGCCGTGATCGAGCGCCACGGCGGCCAGCTGTTTGCCGAAAGCGAGCTCGGCCAGTGGGCTGCGTTCAGCTTCGACCTGCCTCGCGCGGAGTAA
- a CDS encoding class I SAM-dependent methyltransferase, translating to MYSKTQIDPVVSFRNSQGEQVRGTIINLQRKSLVMEIYNPYSIVQVSEVLSELSVRMGAKNAYLGKAVVMSLVNTGLTAVVSLTLIDEWRELSDLNNEPKSVAREAELFVQDWDTRFNIRRDYQIVVNEMRAFLSEVSRWVEQVDLTESLPKTEGKLRQDVFYELATPIMAKTKTYLDWLEGEAQRVDAEIAPVHRTYAQSALHPLLLRAPFVYRTFTKPLGYAGDYEMVNQILGDPQQGPTTYFQIVNTAFLKAAVATAHRNRIDLLIDFLTRQAERARAAGRPFRVLNVGCGPAFEIQRFVREYPNPELLSFQLVDFSEETLEYTHKSIERSASSVGNKFAVEMVHQSVHELLKRRISPDDAAAREFDAVYCAGLFDYLSDKVCARLLSYFASRSRPGGQILVTNVHADNPEKFGMEHLLEWYLIYRDDAGMAQLLPEHSHSHRVYVDSTGVNVFAEATID from the coding sequence GTGTACTCCAAAACGCAAATCGATCCGGTAGTTAGTTTCCGCAACTCGCAGGGCGAGCAGGTGCGGGGCACGATCATCAATCTCCAGAGGAAATCTCTGGTGATGGAAATCTACAACCCGTATTCGATCGTGCAGGTCAGCGAGGTGCTGAGCGAGCTCAGCGTCCGCATGGGCGCCAAGAATGCCTATCTCGGCAAGGCCGTGGTGATGAGCCTGGTGAACACCGGTCTGACCGCGGTGGTGTCGCTGACGCTGATCGACGAGTGGCGCGAGCTGTCCGATCTCAACAACGAGCCCAAGTCGGTCGCGCGCGAAGCCGAGCTGTTCGTGCAGGATTGGGACACGCGTTTCAACATCCGGCGCGACTACCAGATCGTGGTCAACGAGATGCGCGCCTTCCTGTCCGAAGTGTCGCGCTGGGTCGAGCAGGTCGACCTGACCGAGTCGCTGCCCAAGACCGAAGGCAAGCTGCGCCAGGACGTCTTCTACGAGCTGGCCACGCCGATCATGGCCAAGACCAAGACCTACCTGGACTGGCTCGAGGGCGAGGCCCAGCGCGTGGACGCCGAAATCGCCCCGGTGCACCGCACCTACGCGCAGTCGGCGCTGCATCCCTTGCTGCTGCGCGCGCCGTTCGTCTACCGCACTTTCACCAAGCCGCTCGGCTATGCCGGCGACTATGAAATGGTGAACCAGATCCTGGGCGATCCGCAGCAAGGCCCGACTACCTACTTCCAGATCGTCAATACCGCCTTCCTGAAGGCGGCGGTGGCGACCGCGCACCGCAACCGCATCGACCTGCTGATCGATTTCCTCACGCGCCAGGCCGAACGCGCGCGCGCCGCCGGCCGGCCGTTCCGCGTGCTCAATGTCGGTTGCGGCCCGGCCTTTGAAATCCAGCGCTTCGTGCGCGAATACCCGAACCCGGAGCTGTTGTCGTTCCAGCTGGTCGATTTCAGCGAAGAGACGCTGGAATACACGCACAAGTCGATCGAGCGCTCGGCCAGCAGCGTCGGCAACAAGTTTGCCGTCGAGATGGTGCACCAGTCGGTGCACGAACTGCTCAAGCGGCGCATCTCCCCGGACGATGCCGCCGCGCGCGAGTTCGACGCGGTCTATTGCGCCGGCCTGTTCGACTACCTTTCGGACAAGGTCTGCGCCCGGCTGCTGTCGTACTTCGCCTCGCGCTCGCGCCCCGGCGGCCAGATCCTGGTGACCAACGTCCATGCCGACAATCCGGAGAAATTCGGCATGGAGCACCTCCTCGAGTGGTACCTGATCTATCGCGACGATGCGGGCATGGCGCAACTGCTGCCCGAACACTCGCATTCGCACCGCGTCTACGTCGACAGCACCGGGGTCAACGTATTCGCGGAGGCCACCATTGACTGA